The DNA window tcttggatgaggcacagagtctatataagaccctgacacacgccgcatggtgctcagtcctcttggttcatgcatatgagtagacgctctgtgcgcgttcctctaggcattcctctgtctatgctaggtgagcgctaccggcagggtagcgttcttataccttacagcttcggctgctgtccgtatccttttctcttaggggagcggacataggcaggtgcctgaggcacatggtctggctgggccttgtgattctactcgtaggtggacgttgccgctagggtaacgttccttatactgcgtctggcagttgttcgtatcctcgcacactaggggagcgaacagaggtaggagctttgtgcggcttacgctgctgttcgtctcttttgcaccactagaagagcggacctaggcaggtgccatatctagtggttcgtgtcctcgcacactagtggagcgaacgcaggtaggagctttgtgcggcttacgctgctgttcgtctcttttgcaccactagaagagcggacctaggcaggtgccatatctagtggttcgtgtcctcgcacactagtggagcgaacgcaggtaggagctttgtgcggcttacgctgctgttcgtctcttttgcaccactagaagagcggacctaggtaggtgccatttcgcacacattgcctttgtctctgtgattattaacagagatcattccacacaccctccaagtaagggaggaattgctttacttacttattatatccttctgtgagttaacagaggtattgcactctgccataatctgcagcaaagtctttgcacggtggaccctgactgtctgatactcctttcagttattatcagacagccccccgtaacacatacaCTGCGCAGATAAGGCCAGAGATGGTTCTCATAGTATATGTTACATACACTATACTAACAGTAGTCATTAGAGTATGTGCAGGATTTCTGGAGCAGCTCTGGTGACATCATGCCACAAGAGGGAATTATTTAGCGCAGACTGCATGACTATTCACATGAATGGCTCCCACCCAAATGACTTCTCTGTTACTATGACACAGCATGCTTTCTAGCCCTCCATGCTCCCTCTCTCAATTATCAAAGGGATTAATGACTAAGATGATGGgtacctcgaacctcaaacatttGAGCAGGACCCCTGCTCTCAATAGAAAGCTGAGCACCCACTGCAAGTTCAGAGATtacccgtatttttcggactataagacgcaccctggttttagagaaataaaataggaaaataaaattttaacaaaaaatgtggtcatgacacacttatggggcgaagatctgctgctgacactgttatgagggtaTTGTCctaaaattctctactaaggtatcccatcctggtaatgatcctcctgccttgtatatgtaccccatcctggtatagcccccatcctgctatatagcgccatcctggtatatgcccttatcctgctatatactgccatcctgctatatactgccatcctgcctgtatatagtgagtgtgtgtgtgtgtgtgtatgtatatatatataatatatatgtataatattagaaggtggcccgattctaacgcatcgggtattctaaaatGTATTGTGTAATCAATGTATGATTTctgatatatgtatgtatgtacagtgctggccaaaagtattggcaccccctgcaattctgtcagagaatactcagtttcttcctgaaaatgattgcaatcacaaattctttggtattattatcttcatttaatttgtcttcaatgaaaaaaaataaaaaaatctgtcataaagccaaattggatataattccacaccaaacctaAAAagggatggacaaaagtattggcactgtttgaaaaatcatgtgatgcttctctaatttgtgtaattaacagcacctgtaacttacctgtggcacttaacaggtgttggcaataactaaatcacacttgcagccagttgacatggattaaagttgactcaacctctgtcctgtgtccttgtgtgtaccacattgagcatggagaaaagaaagaagaccaaagaactgtctgaggacttgagaatccaaattgtaaggaagcatgagcaatctcaaggctacaagtccatctccaaagacctgaaagttcctgtgtctacagtgcgcagtgtcatcaagaagtttaaagcccatggcactgtggtaaacctccctagatgtggaaggaaaagaaaaattgacgagagatttcaacgcaacattgtgggatggtggataaagaacctcgactaacatccaaacaagttcaagctgtcctgcagtccgagggtacaacaatgtcaacccatactatccgtcgacgtctgaatgaaaagggactgtatggtaggatacccaggaagaccccaattcttaccccgagacatgaaAAAGCCAGGCTGGCGTTTGTCAAAACTTACCTgataaagcctaaaacgttttggaagaatgttctctggtcagatgagacaaaagtagaggtttttgggaaaagccatcaacatacagtttacaggaaaaaaaaaagaggcattcaaagaaaagaacacggtccctacagtcaaacatggcggaggttccctaatgttgtggggttgctttgctgcctctggcactggactgcatgaccgtgtgcatggcattatgaagtctgaagactaccaacaaatttttcagcataatgtagggcccagggtgagaaagctgggtcttactcagaggtcatgggtcttccagcaggacaatgacccaaaatacacttcaaaaagcactagaaaatggtttgatagaaagcactggagactactaaagtggccagcaatgagtccagacctgaatcccatagaacacctgtggagagatctcaaaatggcagtttggagaaggcacccttcaaatctcagggacctggagcagtttgccaaagaatggtctaaaattccagcagagcattgtaagaaactcattgatggttaccggaagcggttgttcgcaattattttggctaaaggttgtgcaaccaagtattaggctaagtgtgccaatacttttgtctggcccatttttggagttttgtgtgaaatgatcaatgatttgatttttgtttcattctcttttgtgtgttttcattgcaagcaaaataaatgaaggtaataataccaaagaatttgattgcaatcattttcaggaagaaactgagtattctctgacagaattgcaggggtgccaatacttttggcaagcactgtatgtatgtatatgtatgtttgtgtgtatatatatatatatatatatatatatatacactagaaggtggcccgattctaacgcatcgggtattctagaattgacgtattgtgtagttaatgtatgatttttgttttatatatatatatatattaatataatattataataatatagatgttgtgtgtagttgccagtgtttgtgtagggcgctgtaaatgttctgggtgttgtctgggtgtgggggtgtgtgagagcggtgttgcatgtgtgttgcgttgtttgtggagcgctgtgtgtctgcagtgttctgtgtgtgtggtgctgtgtgtgttgtgctgtgtatgttgcacggtttgtgtgggtgtggagtgcgtttgtgttttgggggaggtatgttttgtgcagtgtgtgtgtgttgcgcggtatgtgcgtatatgtatgccgcggtgtttgtgtgttgggtgttgtgtgtgtgcggcgttgtctgtgtggcggtgtgtgtgttttgggggggaggtgggcacccctcattgtgctccatcctccatgctgcacaccccccatcgtgctccatcccccatgctgcgcacccctcattgtgctccatcctccatgctgcgcaccccccatcgtgctccatcccccatgctgtgcaccccccatcatgctccatcccccatgctgtgcacccctcatcgtgctccataccccatgctgcgcaccccccatcgtgctccatctcccatgctgcgcaccccccatcgtgctacatctcccatgctgcgcaccccccatcatgctacatctcccatgctgcgcacccctcatcgtgctacatctctcatactgcgcaccccccatcgtgctacatctcccatgctgcgcaccccccatcatgctccatcctccatgctgcacaccccccatcgtgctccatccctcatgctgcgcaccccccatcgtgcaacatctcccatgctgcgcacccccccatcgtcccccatgctgcgcaccccccatcgtgctccatcccccatgctgcaccccccccatcgtgctacatctcccacgctgcgcaccccccattgtgctccatcccccatgctgcgcacccctcatcgtgctccatcccccatgctgcgcaccctccatcgtgctacatctcccatgctgcgcacccccatcgtgctccatcccccatgctgtgcaccccccatcatgctacatctcccatgctgcgcacccccatcgtgctccatcccccatgctgcgcaccccccatcgtgctacatctcccatgctgcgcacccccccatcgtgctccatgctgcacaccccccatcatgctccatcctccatgctgcacaccccccatcgtgctccatcccccatgctggggtcgccgggggcgggtccgagcgtggcaacgtgtgtcgggggcggggctgagttggcgaggcgtcagcgtatgccagctccctgcacatgtgtaccaggagccggtgtacgctggagcggggctgagggggcgaggcgtcagcgtatgccggctccctggacatgtgtaccgggagccggtgtacgctggtaaccatgatacacatcgcgtaactataggatcatggttaccagcgtacacctgctccatcatgatcccagcatcgcaaggttatgtctgccggggcggggccgagtgtgccaacgtgtggcgggggcgagcgggcgaggcgtcagcgtatgtcggctccctgcacatgtgtaccgggagccgatgtacgctggagcggggctgagcgggcgaggcgtcagcgtatgccggctccctgcacatgtgtaccgggagccggtgtacgctggagcgggcgatgcgtgcggagggccggggcgagtggctaatccatgcggggggcggggccaggccgaggtgagcggccaatccggtgGGGGCGGGGGGGCCAGTCTGAGCCCAGCGGCcagtccgacagttgtcactgtaaggacactgtcacggtgacacaattttggagcaagacagacacagacagacagacagacaaggcaattatagatatactagaaggtggcccgattctacgcatcgggtattctagaatgtgtatgttggttagcagattgaataataatgtaataaatggTTTGGATGGGTTagttttaatttagtattcttaaaaTAGTTTATTGGTTTAAGAATGACAAATAGAACAaacaattttattttcaataatttattAAATAATGAATTGGTTTCAAACTTTCAAAACATATATTTCATATACTATAAATGATTACAATTTTTTTTGTATGAGAGGAAAATGAAAGGATGGGAGGGATGAGAGGGGTAAGAATATTTTATTAGGGGAGAAAGCAGGGGAACAATGAGATAAGTGGGTACTATGGAAAGAGGTTGTGGAAACATTCCTGGTTATTTAGTTCATGTTAAATATTTTTATGATCGGTGATTAAtatgaacagttttaatagatgagtctaatgttaaatgatgtccatggcttgtaatgaaagaaggttatgaacagtgtaaagttaattaaaaatatttttatacaccACATTTTGTGTAAAGATCTTTTCACTCTGTTTaagtaactttccttgtaaaggtGTGTCAAGAACTTGTACTTTGACGTTGCATCTCATTGTCACTCTTGAAAACGCAACGTACAGTTGTCCATGGCCAAAAACAGGTTCAGGTAGATATATGCCAACACGGTGTAGAGTTTGGCCTTGTGACTTGTTTATTGTCATGGCAAATGCAGGTTTTAGGGGGAACTGACGACGGCGAAGTTTAAATGGAAGGCGAGTGTCTGAAGGACATATATCAATGCGTGGAATTAACACTTCCTTTTCTTTAGCTGATCCAGTGATGACTCTTGCTTGAATAAGGTGTGAATACATTCCAGTCACAATAAGGCGCGTTCCATTACATAGTCCTTGTTTGGTATTTAGATTCCGGAGCAACATAACAATGGTTCCAATTTTAAGTTGAAGTATGTGGGATGGCATTCCTGATGGTGTTACACTGTTTAAAAATTCAACGGGATAATGTTCACGTTCATCTTCATTATCTACATCGATTGAATCATCACTTTTGTACAACTTATATTCACCTGGCATGCGATCCATTACACGGGAATTTAGTAGAGTAACGTCTTCATTTTTGGCACAGAGAATTGCATAGGAAGAGGCTTTGTTAACATTGTTTTTGTCGTTAATATCAATGTTAAAACGTTGTCCAAAAACCTCAGTTACAATGCAGTCTTTACATAACATGTCTTCAGGTATTTCTATAATGTCTTCTCCAAGGTTATATTGATTGGTAAGTTCACCGTTACCAAGTTTCAGACGCCATTGGCTGTAATCTGGATCAGTAGATCGCATGTTGTTAATTAGTTGGAGTTTGGTAAAGTTTTTCCAAAGTTCTGACATTTTTAAGCTGGACTCAATAATATCTGTTCTTGTTCCACTTGGTATAACTGGAAGGCATTGTCGAAAATCTCCCCCAATAACAAACACTTTTCCACCAAATGGAATTAAATTTTTTTCTGCTACCTTTATGGTCATTACTTCACGTAGAAGTCTGTCAATTAAGGTCAAAGCATATTTGGAGGCCATAGTGCATTCGTCAATTATTAAAAGACTTGCATTTTGTAAAAGTTTTCCTGCAACTGTATCTTGTTTGATTCGTGAAACAGATATTTCATTGACTGGAACTGGGATGCCAAATAGTGAATGCATAGTGCGACCTTCGTTTAATAGATTTGCTGCAATACCTGTTGTAGCAGAAGTCAACACTTTTTTTCCCAACCCTCTAACGTGATGTATTAAAACATCATAAAGGTATGTTTTGCCGCTTCCTCCGGGACCGTCAATAAAGAAACATTTAGGGTTTGCATTTCCTTGGTTAAGAATGGCACTTAAAATGGTGTCATATGCAATTTGTTGTTGTTCATTTAAGGAGATTCTCAGCTCTGTTGCTAACAATAATTCTGAAGATTCATTATACTGCGGAGCTTGTGGAAGTTGTATTTCAGGGTGTGGCAAATTAAAGtcagcatacgtttttccatgtagTAATAAAATATTTTGGACATCTTGTATGGCGTAAGCTTCACATTTGCAACAATGACCAGTTTGGTTGTGAAGATGTAAGCAGTAATCTTCAATTAGATTTTCTTTGAAAAGTATCCAAAGTTGATCAGGGTTTGTAGGGGGGCCAAACACGCAGATGTAGGCAAACAATTCACGAAGTTGCTTAGGCATATGTAGGGTTACTGCGTCTTGTAAAGTAAGTTTCCAAACTGTATCATCAAATAGAAGTCCCAAAGCCAAAGCTGCAGCTTTAAATGTATCATGTACTACTCCATGAACGGTTTTTAAATGGTTATAACTTGTAGCTCCTCTGACATGCAGTAGTAAGAGGCGAAGGCAATATCTTTCTTGATCTTTGAGACTAACAGTATACATGTGTCCAATTATTATGCTTACTCCACGTAGTCTTGGATTCCAAGTTTTTTTCCAAACATAATGCTCTGGAATCTCTCGATACAAATATTGCCTTGCATTTTCATCTCGTTGGTTTAGCAAAAACCATTCTAGTAATGTTGAGGTTGTGGTTAAAGTTTTGGACACATCTTCGACTTGAGCATCTTCAAAAAAATAAAGTTGTTGTTGATGTGGTAAATGAATAGCTAATCGTATAATGGCATGAGACTGTGAATGCATTGGAAAGGCAAATATTCGCCACGCAGCTTCGGGAGCACTGACATATCTTGAGTCTACAAAAGTTGAAGATTCATCATGGTTCAGAGTTTTCTGTTGGATTTCGACATTAGCTTTGTCATGGCCTTTGTAGATGTACTTAAAAAGATATTTTACACTTTTGATTGAACCACAGATTTCCACGTTGATGTGACAGTTGTAGCGTTTTAGTAGGTATGGATTGTATGGGACTATCCATGAGTTATTGATATGTTTATTTTTGTGAACAATGTTCTCAATATCTTGTCGTCGGTATGATGGGTAGCCATCTAAATCTTTAACAGTGTGCTGTTTTAAATCCTTTGGAAATTTTTTAGTACATTTTCCATTTTGCATGCATGGACTTGCTGGATTAAAAACTCCACATGGACCATGAACCATATGAGACACTACAATGTCATAGAGCTCTGGATATTGTTGTTGGTTAGGAATCTCAGCCCATACTATGTTGTCGATGTCTTCCTCAGTGTGAATCTTAGAATTGGTGTCTAAGATAAGGAGAATATGTGCATGTGGTAGACCTCTTTTTTGAAACTCGATGACATGAACCATTGCTATGACTGTTCCAAACAGGCCATTTTTGATGTCTTGTAAAAGGCTTTTTAGTTTTAGCCGAAATATGCGTGCAACTAAGTCAGGCCTATGTTCTACGTGTTGCCATGGTTCCAGATGCTCTGTGATTTCAACCCATTTGGGATTACAGGTCATGGTAACAAAAATGTCTGGTTTTCCATACTTAGTGACTATTGCCATTGCATCTTGATAACGTTATTGCATGTTGCGGGGGCTTCCTTCAAATGACGATGGTAGAATAACTGTTTTGCCAATAGGTATTCCCTTTTCAATTGATTTTTGTAGCAAATGTTCTTGAAGAATACAGTAGTCTTCTACTTTGAGGATTTTTTCATTTTGTCTTATGTAATTCAGGCGATTAGCTTCTATTTTAACATATGCATCTACTAAGTACTGTTGTGTTAGTTTTCCACCGTTTAAAATTGGATTAAAGTGATTGCGGACAGAGAGTTGAAAACTGTAGTATTGCAGTTCTGTTATTCTTCTAGTAGTACCTTGTTGTTGTAGGTTTTCATGCCAGCCTTGATCACCTCTTGGAAAGAAAAGCGGATATAGAAGAGCATCAAGGTTGCTGTGCAAAATGCTAATCCGCTGTGTTTTAGGAAGTAAAGGGTTGTTTTTGTCTGGGTGAAGATGAACTAATATATCCCTGTTAAAAGGAGGCTCTCCATCATCATTTTGGAAAACTACTGCAACCTCACTAATGCGTGGTTTGTTGTATCGCCGTGGATCTTGTCCACGTTCTTGTTTAATGGCCATGACAATAGAAGGCATTGAAGTTCCATATGTGATAGCCTTCTGTTCTTCTTCGGCTTCTACGTCTTTTAGCATGCGATATGCAGCTGCAAATGGATTGATTTCTTGTAAAAGTTGTGCAATTTAATGCATCATTTCAGTATTacacttttcttcagcgctctattgggagacccagacgattggggtatagctactgccctccggaggccacacaaagcactacactaaaaagtgcaaggcccctccccctctggctatacccccccgtggtatcacgggttctccagttttagctttgtgtgcgaaggaggtcagacatccacgcatagctccacagattttagtcagcagtagctgctgactatttcggatggaagaaaagaggacacatatagtgtccccagcatgctcccttctcacccctggatggtgttgtaaggttgaggtacctattgctggtacggaggctggagcccacatgctgctttccttccacatccccctgaggggctctgaggaagtgggatcctgccggcctcaaagctctgacgccgggctccatccacagacccatttgaacctgctggatacggagctggagtaccgttcagggacatggccctgcaccattacaggtactctgtgtccccgtacacacaggcacagcacactccagacttgctgggtgtgctagtgcgccggggacagtaaagggttacagtcactgcagccttgctgagtgactttgtgttttgggaactaccgcgccggacgctccgggagcggcggcgcggctgggacttgtagttcgccggggactgggcgccgaccgcgcttttacggcggcggcgcttataactccagtccccggcttctgcggcctagtgccgcttcgttcccgccccctccctgtcactcagggaaggggacaggcgctgagcaatcagcagcgccgagggctggagcctttttacatgctccagccctctcactgcacactgtcggacgccggattcccgctctgccttgggggcacgcccacggcccgcccctcctcacatgagctggggaagaagccggcagccattactgcagagctcggggcaccaaggcaggacagtggcgatcatacacccgcttataggcgggcggtaagaggcacacatagtgctgaccacgatataactgcagtgtatacatgtgttgtttttaactacataggtcgctatatgcccgcttggggagcgacacatcagcagcaggaaagcaggtgtgctaaggcacaggctttctaggctgcttgttttgcacgactgaggtgttcatttgtgtttatgctgatatgctatacattgcactgtacagtcgctagtcttagctatattcttctggaatagctagactacagcagcagaaaaccaagggtgctggggcacaggtttttttctatgctgcttgtattgcatgggctgcagtgtgcatttgtacttgtgcttgtatgctatacattgcactgtatggtcactcttctgggctatattcccctagatgaccagtctacagcagcagaagagcagaggtgccagggcacaggcttctatgctgcttggattgcatgtgctgcagtgttcatttgtacttgtgcttgtatgctatacattgcactgtagggtcactcttctgggctatattcccctagatgactagtatacagcagcagaagagcaggggtgccagggcacaggcttctatgctgcttgtattgcttgtgctgcagtggtcatttgtactttatgcctgtatgctatacattgcaatgtacggtcaccaatcttggctatatacttctagatagctagtcggcagcggcaaaaaagcaacacagttttcagtgctgtttttactacatgggatgctgttcatgacaccgtcccattgtgtgcatgctcccctgtagcacgtcgtctgccggggtctctagcacttcgtctgccggggctctactagttgtggccaaagaaacctcctgtcaaccctgtccatggacagggacggagtagtcataatatagagacttgcacccatgggcaatctacttgaacaaaaggcagctcttcagggctttgatactgacatcgctctcaatccggatacaccgggtggtaacgccatacggaatgatcctataccgtccaccaatggaaggttggatcttcctccctcagctcccccagtggagataggagacgaacaggagaagttccttttcagtgtctcacgcagatattgagtatttttctggccacgctgacttcagagaagcagtccaggaacaccacgcttaccagataagcgtcttctccaaacgttttttaggatacacgttatcccttttttcccctgacgtggtcagcgctggacccagggtccaaaggtggattctccaatctccaggcttgcatatagagccatagttgcactggagatggggcttcacttaaagatgccattcacagacagatggactctggttgaaatctgtctaggaggctatcggcgtgtcggttgctccggcattcacagccgtataggcaacctaaccttttcagctgttcttgcgcagctggccttgagcacatgtacatctgtaccgcagagccgtccgtaactccgcaatgtctgcactgcgacttaccctattaatgctgtcctaaaagtacagtcgaggtttcggtccttcccaagctcgggcaggtcccaattgtcctcgtgcaaaagggctacaaaacctcagacgggctcagattccggccgggctcaatcacgcccaaggaaggcagccggaggaaccgctaccaaggcggtctcctcatgactctcagctctctctctctctccgcatccgcggttgatggcagactcccccgcctttggcgacatttagctgccacaggtcacagaccggtgggtgacggacattgtgctcacgtgcacaggacagtgttctgttctcgtcctccgactccattcttcagaacggccccacctctccaccgagcagatgccctgctgcaggcggtggacgctctaagagcagaaggagtggtgatccctgtcccccctcaggaacgagggcgagggtttgtactccaatctctttgtggctccaaaaatggacggttccttccgtcctgttctggttctgaaactgctcaacgagcatgcgaacgccaggcggttccggatgggatccctccgatccgtcattgcctcaatgtctcgaggagacttccttgcctcaacagacatcaaagatgcctatctccacgtgccaa is part of the Anomaloglossus baeobatrachus isolate aAnoBae1 chromosome 9, aAnoBae1.hap1, whole genome shotgun sequence genome and encodes:
- the LOC142251855 gene encoding LOW QUALITY PROTEIN: uncharacterized protein LOC142251855 (The sequence of the model RefSeq protein was modified relative to this genomic sequence to represent the inferred CDS: substituted 1 base at 1 genomic stop codon), which translates into the protein MLKDVEAEEEQKAITYGTSMPSIVMAIKQERGQDPRRYNKPRISEVAVVFQNDDGEPPFNRDILVHLHPDKNNPLLPKTQRISILHSNLDALLYPLFFPRGDQGWHENLQQQGTTRRITELQYYSFQLSVRNHFNPILNGGKLTQQYLVDAYVKIEANRLNYIRQNEKILKVEDYCILQEHLLQKSIEKGIPIGKTVILPSSFEGSPRNMQXRYQDAMAIVTKYGKPDIFVTMTCNPKWVEITEHLEPWQHVEHRPDLVARIFRLKLKSLLQDIKNGLFGTVIAMVHVIEFQKRGLPHAHILLILDTNSKIHTEEDIDNIVWAEIPNQQQYPELYDIVVSHMVHGPCGVFNPASPCMQNGKCTKKFPKDLKQHTVKDLDGYPSYRRQDIENIVHKNKHINNSWIVPYNPYLLKRYNCHINVEICGSIKSVKYLFKYIYKGHDKANVEIQQKTLNHDESSTFVDSRYVSAPEAAWRIFAFPMHSQSHAIIRLAIHLPHQQQLYFFEDAQVEDVSKTLTTTSTLLEWFLLNQRDENARQYLYREIPEHYVWKKTWNPRLRGVSIIIGHMYTVSLKDQERYCLRLLLLHVRGATSYNHLKTVHGVVHDTFKAAALALGLLFDDTVWKLTLQDAVTLHMPKQLRELFAYICVFGPPTNPDQLWILFKENLIEDYCLHLHNQTGHCCKCEAYAIQDVQNILLLHGKTYADFNLPHPEIQLPQAPQYNESSELLLATELRISLNEQQQIAYDTILSAILNQGNANPKCFFIDGPGGSGKTYLYDVLIHHVRGLGKKVLTSATTGIAANLLNEGRTMHSLFGIPVPVNEISVSRIKQDTVAGKLLQNASLLIIDECTMASKYALTLIDRLLREVMTIKVAEKNLIPFGGKVFVIGGDFRQCLPVIPSGTRTDIIESSLKMSELWKNFTKLQLINNMRSTDPDYSQWRLKLGNGELTNQYNLGEDIIEIPEDMLCKDCIVTEVFGQRFNIDINDKNNVNKASSYAILCAKNEDVTLLNSRVMDRMPGEYKLYKSDDSIDVDNEDEREHYPVEFLNSVTPSGMPSHILQLKIGTIVMLLRNLNTKQGLCNGTRLIVTGMYSHLIQARVITGSAKEKEVLIPRIDICPSDTRLPFKLRRRQFPLKPAFAMTINKSQGQTLHRVGIYLPEPVFGHGQLYVAFSRVTMRCNVKVQVLDTPLQGKLLKQSEKIFTQNVVYKNIFN